ATAAGAAGCGCCGTGGGTTCGGGCCGGCGGGGAATGGAACGACGCCGGGCTTTTTCATCCATCCGGTGATTGCGGTGGATGTGGAGAGCGAGGCAGTGGTCGGGCTGGTCGATGCGGCGATCTGGACGCGGGCTGACGAGGCGGCGGCGCGCCGGCGCAGCCGGGCCTCGGGGGACAAGGAATCGGCGCGCTGGCTGGCGGGCTGCGCGAGCGCGGTCGCGAGCTTGAGCGGGGCGGCGCGCGTGACCATGGTGGCCGACCGGGAAAGCGATCTTTACCCGCTCTTTGCCAGCAAGCCCGAGGGTCTCGATTTGATCGTGCGGGCGGCCCAGAACCGCAACTTGGCCGAGGGCAGTCCTCTGTTCGAGGCGCTCGGGGATGCAGCGTGCCTCCGGGTTTGCAAGGTCCGGGTGGCGCCGCGCGGGCCGGGCGACAAGGGCCGCATCGCCACCGTGGAGCTGCGTGCCGGGAAGGTGCGGATCGCCCGGCCGGTCAACGGCCTGGTGGAGAAGCTGCCTCGGGAGATCGAGCTCAACCTGGTCGAGGCCCGCGAGGTCGAGGCGCCGGCCGGTAAGACCCCGCTGCTGTGGCGCCTGCTCACCACCCATGCCGTCGCCGATGGCGCGCAAGCCGAGGATGTCGTCCAGCTCTATCGGTTGCGCTGGCGCATTGAGCAGACCTTCCGCGCCTTGAAGAGCGACGGCCTCGCCCTCGAAGACAGTCAACTGGTCGACGCCGAGCGCCTGTTCAATCTGGCCGCCATCGGATTGGCGGGTGCGGTGCGCACCATCCAGCTGGTCGATGCCCGCGATGGCGGTCCGCGCCCCGCCACCGATGTGATCGACGAGGCCTTCGCCATCCCGCTCGAGCGCCTCTCCAAAAAATTGGAGGGCAAGACCCAGAGGCAGAAAAACCCACACCCACCCGGATCTCTCGCCTTCGTCGCCTGGATCGCCGCTCGTCTCGGCGGTTGGAATTGCTACTACAAGCCCCCGGGACCAAAGACCATGCGCTATGGCTGGAACCAACTCGCCGCGCGTCTCGAGGGTTACGCCCTCGCTACCGAAGGCAAAAATCCGTGAATCCCGTAGGCGGGAGGAGGTAGGGGGAGGGGTGATCCACACCATGTCCTGCGATCCACCCCTCCCCGCTCGCTGACGCTCGCCGCCCCTCCCGCAAGGGGAGGGGCCGTGGTGAGCTTGGCTACGCCAGAATCTCGATGCCGAAGCTGTCGCGAAAGCCACGGCGACCGGCGGCGGTGATGACGAGGGCGCGGCTGTCGCGCTGGCGTTCCAGCCAGCCGATCTCGAAGCAGCGCGCGCCGAGCGCGGCCCCCAGCGAACCCGCGAGATGCGGCCGGCGCTCGCTCCAATCGAGGCAGGATCTTGCGAAGTGGCGCTTCTGGCCGGAGGCCGAGGCCAGGTCGACGCCGAGTTCGTCGAAGAACGCCTGGCCGCGGTGGCTGACCTGGTAGTCGGCGAGGTCGGGATGGAGATGGCCCTGCGTCAGGAGCCGGTCCATGAGCGCGACGCCCAGCTTGCCGGCCAGATGATCGTAGCAGGTCCGCGCGACGCGCAGCGGCTCGCCGCCGCGGGATGCCGACATGCGCCGGCGCGGCGGACGATCGCCGGACAGCACCATCAGGCTCTCGATCGCCGAGGCGACCAGCGAGTTGGCGAGCCGGAAATAGCGGAAGCGCCCCTGGTGGACGACATCGAGAATGCCGCCATCGACCAGCTTGGCGAGATGCTCGCTGGCGGTCGAGGCCGACACGCCCGCGGCATGCGCCAGCTCCTTGGCGGTCAGGGCCCGCCCGTCCATGAGCGCGGCCAGAATATTGGCGCGGGCGGGATCGCCCATCAGCGCGGCCACGCCGGCAAAGGAAGGTTCGCGACTGGTCATGGGCCCAGGCTAGGCCCGGCACCGTTCTCGCGCAACGCCCGACAGTTCGGCCGGGACCGAAGCGTCAGGCCAGGACAAGCGAAGACGCCCGAGCGCAGTCTCCCGGCTCGGACGACCCTGCCAGGGAGTGAACCGCCATGACCCCGGACGCATCGAAGCCCACGGCCAAGCCCGTCGATTATCTGCTGCTGCTCGGCCTGGCGACGCTATGGGGCGCCTCCTACAGCCTCATCAAGGTCGGGGTCGAGACCATTCCGCCGATCACCTTCATCGCCGCGCGCACGGTCATCGCCGGTGCGCTTCTGTTGGCGATCATGCGCCTTCGCGGCATCGCCATGCCGCGCGATCCCACGACCTGGCGGCGGTTCCTGTTCCAGGCGCTGATGAACAGCGTGCTGCCCTTCACCCTCATCGCCTGGGCGGAGCAGACCATCGATGCCGGGCTCGCCGCCATCCTCAATTCGATGACGCCGATCTTCACTTTCCTCCTGACCTGGCTGCTGATGCGCCCGGAACCGGCGCGGCTCCGCAAGCTGGTGGGCGTGACGATGGGTTTTGCGGGCGTCACCCTGATCGTCGGTGTCGGGGCTCTCGGCGGTGTCGGCCGCAATGTCCTGGCGGAGCTCGCGGTGATCGCCGCCACGGTCTGCTACGCCGGGGCCGCCATCTTCGGCCGGAAGTTCTCGAGCCTCAGCCCGCTCGCCCCCGCTGCCGGCTCCCTGATCTGCGGCGCGGTGGTCCTGGTGCCGCTCAGCCTGATCCTCGATCGCCCCTGGACGCTCAGCCCCTCGGCGGAATCGCTCGGCGCGCTGGTCGGGCTCGCGGTCTGCTCGACCGCCCTCGCCTTCGTGATCTTCTTCCGGCTGGTGCGGACGCTGGGGTCGGTCGGCACCACGGCGCAGGCTTACCTGCGAGCCCCGATCGGCGTCGCCATCGGCGTCGTCACACTGGGCGAGCAATTGGCCTGGTCGTCGGGCGTGGGGCTTCTGCTGGTCCTGGCCGGCGTCGCCGCCATGACGGCGCAGCGGCTTCCGTCCATCCGATCCTTGCGGTCATGCCGTCAACCCGAAACGATACCCGCGAAGCAATGATCGGGAAGATTCGCGGTGCCGATCCGCGCAGGAATCATTGCAGACCGGCGATCGCATCGCCTTGTGCCACCCCTTCCTTCGTGATCGACTGCCGCCGCCGCATCCCGCGATCGAAAGTTTCCTGGCAATCCATGACCGCAAGCTCGCCGCCGCAGCGCATGACCGGATGGGAGTGGACGCTGCTGGGCCTGCTGTCGCTGGTCTGGGGCGGTTCCTTCTTCTTCAACCGGATCCTCGTCGTCGAACTGCATCCTTTCACCATCGTGTTCGGGCGGGTCGCCATCGCGGCGGTGACACTGCTGGTGGTGCTGAGGCTCTCGGGCCAGGCGTTGCCACGCTCGCGCGCGCTATGGCGCAGCTTCTTCATCATGGGGCTGCTCAACAATCTAATTCCCTTCGCCCTCATCGTCTGGGGCCAGACCCAAATCGCCAGCGGCCTGGCCGCGATCCTCAACGCCACTACGCCGCTCTTCACCGCCCTCGTCGTCCACTATCTGGCGAAGGACGAGCGCGAGCGTCTGACCGGCAACCGCCTCCTCGGTGTCGTGATCGGCTTCGTCGGCGTGGTGCTGATCGTCGGTCCCGCGAGCCTCGCCGGCCTCGGGCTCAATCTCATGGCCCAGATCGCGGTGCTGGGCGGCGCGGTTTCCTACGGCTTTGCGAACAATTTCGGTCGGCGCTTCCGCAGCGCCGGCGTGCCGCCGCTGGTCGCGGCCGCCGGCCAGGTCTGCGCGACCTCGGTCATGTCGCTGCCGCTCATGCTGATCATCGACCGGCCCTGGGAGTTGACGATGGCACCGAGCCTGATCACCTGGGCCGCGCTGGTCGGCCTCGGGATTCTCAGCACGGCGCTCGCCTATGTGATCTTCTTCCGCCTGCTGTCCGGTGCCGGTGCCGTCAATGTCGCGCTGGTGACATTGCTGGTCCCGGCCAGCGCGCTGATGCTGGGCGCGCTCGTCTTCGCCGAGCGGCTCGACCGGAACGAGTTGCTCGGCATGGCGGTCATCCTGGCCGGGCTGATCGTCATCGACGGGCGGGTGCTGGTGGCTCTGGCGCGGAAGCTGTAAAAGCCTCGTTCATCCTACCGCGCACAAAGTTCGGAGGCCGATCACCGGGGCGCTGCCCCTGGTGACAGGTTCCTGTCAGATCAGGGGCGCTGAATCGGGAATTGCCGGTATAGAAGCTTCCGCACTGCGGCTCCTGGAACCGCGTCCCCCAAGCCCAATAGGCCGCAGAGAGGGAAGAATTCATTGGCTCCTACCGAAACACAGCCCCTGGACAGAGGCACGCCGTCGGGCCGAGTGGAGACGATCCCCATCCTGGTGGCCATCGCCGTGGCCCTGGCGCTGGCGGCCTGTCATGTCCTCATCGCGATTCGCGCCGAACTCCATCCGACCGAGGCCTATTACTGGCTCTGGTCGCGCTATCCGGCGATCTCCTACTACGATCATCCGCCAATGGTCGCCTGGTGGATCTGGGCCGGGACGCAGATTTTCGGCACCACGACGCTCGGCATCCGCATCGCGTCGATCCTCTCCGTGCTGGCGACCTCGGCCGTCCTCTACGCGACCGGCCGCGTTCTCTTCGACCGTGCCGTCGCCGCCCGCGCGACGCTGTGGTTCAACGTCACGCTGCTGGCGGCCCTGGGCGGCTTCGTGGCGACGCCGGATGCGCCCTCGGCCTTCTTCTGGGCGCTCAGCTTCCTGTGTCTGGCCCTCGTCTTGAGGACGGGGCGCGGAGCCTGGTGGCTGGCCGTCGGGCTCTTTGCCGGCCTGGGCGCGATCTCGAAATACACCGACCTCTTCCTGGGCCTCGGCATCGTCCTGGCGCTCGTTGTCGACCGCGACCTGCGCCATTGGTTCGCGAGCCCCTGGCTCTGGGCGGGCGGCGCCCTGGCGCTCGCCGCCTTCTCGCCGGTGCTCCTCTGGAACGACGAGCATGACTGGGCGAGCTTCGCGTTCCAGTTCGGCCGCCTTGCCGACACGGGCTTCTCGCCGTCGCATCTCGCGGACTATGTCGGCGGCCAGATCGCGCTGCTCAATCCTTTCGTCGCCGTCTTTGCCGCCCTGGGGATCATCCTCTGGATTCGCGGACCCTCGGTTCGCTGGCGCCGAGAGATCGGTTTCTCGCTGGCGACCGTCGCGCCGCTGATCCTCTACATGCTGTTCCATGCCACCCATGACCGCGTGGATGGCGGCTGGCTCGCGCCGGTCTATCCGGCCGTCGCGCTGAGCGCCGCGGCGGCGGCCCAATCCTTCGAGGGTTCGGGCGCCTGGCGCGGCCTGCTCCGCTTCATCCGCCGGGCGGCCACGCCCGTCGGAATCGCTGCCGCTCTCGGCCTAGTCGGGTTTCTCTACAGCCCCGCCACCAGGCTCGCGGGCCAATTCGGAAATTTGAGCGCCTTCAGCGGCTGGTCGCGCCTGGCCAGCGATGTCGATGCGATGCGGCTCAAGGCCGGCGCCGATTGGATCGCCACGGACAACTACCGGACGGCAGCCTTGCTCTCCTTCTATCTGCGCGATCGCCATGTGGTGGTCGCGCAGGTCAATGAGCGCATCCGCTATGTGTTCGAGCCCCTGCCGGATGCGTCGCTGCTGAAGGAGCCGGCGCTGCTCCTGCTCCGCGGCCGCTTGACGACCCCGACCGACTATACCCGTTGCTTTGGAGCGACCGAAAAGGTCGGCACGCTGGGGCGCATGGGCCGCGCCGGCCGGCTTCTCGAGCCCATCGATGGCTTTCGCGTCGACCGGCCGATCGCTCACATCTTCCAGGCCGGCTGCGACGGCCAGCCCTGATTGCTGAGCGGCCAGCGAGCCCCGGCTCGCGCGCCTAGTTTCCGGTAAAGATTGGCTTGCGCTTCGCGAGGAAGGCCTTGGCTCCCTCCTGCTGGTCCGCGGTCGAGTAGCACAAGGCGAAGGCCTTGATCTCGGCCTGGAGAGCGGACTCCGTATCGGCGTCGACGGCGATGTTGAGCGAAGATTTGAGCTGGGCCAGCGCGAAGGGCGCCAGCGCGGCGAGGCTCTCCGCCAGCGCCGCCGCGGCCTTGGCCAACTCCTCTGGCGCGTGCACGGAAGCGACCAGGCCCAGCGCATAGGCGCGCTCGGCCGTGATCGGCTCGCCGGTCATGGTCATCATGCGCGCGACCGACGAGCCGGCGATCTTGGTCAGCCGCACGGTGCCGCCCCCGCCCGGCAGGATGCCGAGCTTGATCTCGGGCAGGCCGAGCCGGGCGGTCGACGCGGCGATGCGGATGTCGCAGGCGAGCGCCAGCTCCAGCCCGCCGCCGAGGGCGTAGCCATTGACGACCGCCACCACCGGCTTGGGCGCCGCGATCAGGGCATCGGTGACCTTCTTGATGCGTGCCGCCAGGGTCAGGGCATCGGCCGGCGAGGCGCCCACGAACTCGTTGATGTCGGCGCCCGCGACGAAGGCGCGGTCGCCCTCGCCGGTCAGCATGATCACCCGCACCGACTTGTCCGCCGAGAGCCGAAGCACGGCGTCGAGCAGCTGGGTCGCGACTGCCGCGTTGAGGGCGTTCAGCGCCTTGGGCCGCCGGATCGTGATCGTGCCGATGGCACCGCTGATCTCCGCCGTCACCAGGATGTCCGTCATGGCCTGTTCCTCCACCCGCTTTCCATTCTCACTGCACGCGCTCGATGAGCATGGCCAAGCCCTGGCCGCCGCCCATGCAGAGGGTGAGGATCGCGCGCCGCGCGCCCTTGTCCTCCAGATGCTGCAGCGCCGTGAGCGCCATGCGCACGCCGGTCGCGCCCGGCGGGTGGCCGATGGAGATGCCGCCGCCATAGAGGTTGGTCCGGTCGCGCGGGACACCGAGCTGGGCCTCGGCATGAAGATTGACCGAGGCGAAGGCCTCGTTGACTTCGAAATAATCGATGTCGGACACCTTCAGCTTCTGCTGCTCGAGCAGCTTCTTCGTGGCCGGCACGGGCCCGCAGCCCATGATGCGCGGCGGCACGCCGGCGATCGCGTAATCGACCAGCCGCGCCCGCGGCCGCACGCCCGCCTTCTCGGCGGCAGCACGCTCGGCGACGATGACGAAGGCCGCCCCGTCGGTCACGCCGCTGGAATTGGCCGGCGTCACCTTGCCGCCCGAGCGGAAAATCGGCTTCATCGCGGCGATCTTCTCCATCGCGATGTCGGGGCGCGGAAACTCATCGGCCGTCATGCGGCGCCGACCCTTGCCGTCCGGCACCTCGATCGGCGCGATCTGCTTGGCGAGGAAGCCGCTGGCGGCGGCCGCGCCGGCGCGGCGTTGGCTGCCGAGCGCATAGTCGTCCATGGCCTCGCGCGTATATTGGTAATCCTCCGCTAGGTTCTCCGCGGTCTCGCCCATCAGCTCGAGGCTGAGCGGGTCGCGATAGGCCCAGTCGAGCGCGTCGACCATGGTCTGGGGACCGCGCTTCGAGCCCCAGCGGGCCGAGGTGATGATGTAGGGCGCCCGCGAGAAGTTCTCGCCGCCGCCGGCCAGCGCCACGCGGCTATGGCCGGCGCCGATATGCTCGGCCGCCGAGATGATGGCCTGCAGGCCCGAGCCGCAGGCGCGGTTGACGTTGAGCGCGATCGAGCTCTCCGGCAGTCCGGTCTTGAGTGCCACCGCGCGGGCCGCGAGATAGCCTTCCTGGTCCACCGGCAGCACATTGCCCCACACCAACTGATCGACCTTCTCCGCCGCCAGCCCCGCCCCGCTCAGCGTCGCGCGCGCCGCATGGCTGCCGAGCTCGACCATCGTGACATCCTTCAGCGATTTGCCGAAGTCCCCGAAGGGCGTCCTCATTCCGCCGCACAGCACGATTTCCATAACCCAGCCTCCGTTTGAATAGAGAACGCCGCCTCAGCGGGGCGCGGTTTCGTTCGCTTCCAGAGCATGACGCAGCCGGACCATGCCCGCGAGCCAGCGGTCATAGTCGGCCGTCTTGCGCTTCATGTAATCGGCGACGACGGGATGCGGCAGGATCAGGAACCGCTCGGCCGCGAGCCCCTCGACGACGCAGGCCGCGACCTCCTCGGCGCTCATGACGCCGTCGCGCGCCTGCGGGCCTGCCGGCAAGGCGTGGAGCATCGGCGTATCCACGCCCTGGGGACAGAGCACCGAGACGCGGATCCCGTCGTCGCGATGGGCGATCGCAAGCGTCTCGGCGAAGCCGATGGCGGCGTGTTTCGTGGTGGCATAGGCAGCCCCGCCGATCTGGGACAGCAGGCCGGCCGCCGACGCGGTGTTGAGGAAATAGCCGCCGCCCCGCGCCGCCATGCGCCCCGTCAGCGCGCGGGCCGCATAGACATGGGCCATGACATTGACGCCCCAGCTTCGCATCCAGGCCGCGTTGGAGGCACCGGTCGGGTCGCGCGGCGACGGATCGAAGGTCGCAATGCCGGCGTTGGAGCAAAAGAGCGCGATCGGACCGAACCGGCTTTCGGTCTCCTCGACCAGCCGGACGATCTGCGCTTCGTCGGAGACGTCGCATTCGATCGCGGCCCCGGCGATCTCGCCGGCGACGCGTTCGGCCGCCTCGCGGTCGAGATCGGCCACCACCACCTTGGCGGCGCCTTCCTGGTGGAAGCGCCGGCAGAGGGCGCGGCCGATCCCGCTGGCCCCGCCCGTCACCACCACGATCTTGCCCTCGACCTTCATTGCCCGGCCTCGTCTTTCTCAGATTCCGCTGATCGTCGAGCCGCCATCGACGACGATGGTCTGGCCCGTGACGAACATGCCGGCCGCCGAGGCGAGGAAAATGGCGGCTCCGGCGATCTCGTCCGGCTCGCCGATGCGGCCCAAGGGAGTCCGGCCGGTATAGCGCGCGATCGTCTCCGGGTTCTCCCAGAGGGCGCGCGCGAAGTCGGTGCGGATCAGTCCCGGCGCGATGCAGTTGACACGGATGTTCTTCGGCCCGAACTCGACCGCGAGGTTGCGCGCGAGCTGCATGTCCGCCGCCTTCGAGATGTTGTAGGCGCCGATCACGGGCGACCCCTGCAGGCCGCCGATCGAGGAGACGATGACGATCGACCCGCCGCCCTGGCGCTCCAGCTCGGGGGCCGCGAACTGGATCAGCCAGTTGTTGGCGATGACATTGTTCTCGAGGATCTTGCGGAACTGTCCGTCCTCGATGCCGGCCAGGGGGCCGTAATAGGGATTGGACGCGGCATTGCAGACGACGATGTCGAGGCGGCCAAGGGTCGCCACGGTCCGCTCCACCAGTGCCTTGAGATCGTCCTTCGACGAGATGCTGGCCGCGAGCGCGATGGCCCGGCGCTCGCCATGGCGGCTGTTGATCGCGTCGGCCACGGCGACGCAGGCCGCCTCCTTGCGCGACGAGATCACGACGGAGGCGCCGGCCTCGGCCATCCGCTCGGCGATCGCGCGGCCGATGCCGCGGGACGAGCCCGTGACGATCGCGACCCGGCCGGTGAGATCGAACAGCATATCCCTGCCCCTCAGGACGGGCGCGGCGTGCGCCAGCCGGGCTTGCCGCGCCCGCCGACAAGGCCGGCGCGCACGCGCTGTTTCAGCAGGGGCCGGGGCCGGAAACGCTCGCCATAGGCCTCATGCATGATCTCCTGCGCCTGCAGGCAGAGGCTCGAGGTCGTCGCGTCCATCAGCTCGAACGGCCCCATGGGATGGCCGAGGCCGAGCTTGCAGGCGGTGTCGATGTCCTCGGGCGTCGCCACGCCCTCCTCCACCAGCCGGACCGCCTCGATCATCAGCACATGCAGCAGCCGGTTCACGGCGAAGCCCGGCACGTCCTTGATGGCGATCGGCGTCTTGCCGACCGCGCGGCAGAGCCGCATCGCCAGCTCCAGCGTGGCCGGCGCGGTGTCGAAGCCCGGCATCACCTCCACCAGCCTCATGCGCGAGACCGGCGAGAAATAATGCGTCCCGATGAAGTTCGCCCGCCGCGCGGCCGACACATGCGCGGCCAGGACCGAGATCGGAATAGTCGAGGTGTTGGTGGCGATCACGCAGGCCGGCGCGCAGATCCCGTCGAGCCTGACGAAGACCTCGGCCTTGACGTCCTCGCGCTCGAACACCGCCTCGGTGACGAATTCGCGATCCTTGAAGCGCCCCAGGTCGGTGGTGGTCGTGATCCGATTCAGGGCACCCACCGTGTCAGCCGCCTGATAGAAACCGCGGGCGATGCCCTTCTCGACGATCTGGTCCAGGCGGTCCTTCGCCTGGGTCAGGCTCTCCTCCGTCCGGTCGCAGAGCAGCACGTCATAGCCGGCGAGCGCGAAGACCAGCGCGATCTCGCGACCCATCAGCCCCGCGCCGACCACGCCGATCTTTTCCTGGGATGCCATTGCCGTCTTCTCCTTCGAGATTCTCATGAGCCGATCTGGCGCGCGAGCTCCCAGGCCTGCTCGGCGATGGGGCGTGCCGCGCGGCCGACTTCGGCGGCCTGCGCGCTCGCGGCATTGCCTTCGACGGCCCGCTTGGCGATGCCCTGGATGATCGCGGCGATGCGAAACATGCTGTAGGCCATATAGAAATCCCAGGCGGGAATCTCGCCCCGGCCGGTCCGTTCGCAATAGCGCGCGACATAGGCCGCTTCGTCGGGAATGCCGAGGCCGGCCAGATCGACGCCGCCGAGGCCGCGGAAGACGCCGGGCGAGATGCGCCAGGCCATGGCGTGATAGGCGAAATCGCCCAGCGGATCGCCCAGGGTGGAGAGCTCCCAATCGAGAACCGCCACGACCCGCGGCTCCACGGGATGGAAGATCAGATTGTCCAGCCGGTAGTCGCCATGGACGATGGCGGTGCCGCTCTGCGCCGGGACGTTGCGCGGCAGCCACTCGATCAGCCGGTCCATGGCGGCGATCTCATCGGTCTGGGACGCCTGATATTGTTTCGACCAGCGGGCGATCTGGCGCTCGAGGAAATTACCCGGGCGGCCGTAATCGCCGAGCCCGACCGCGGCCGGGTCCACCTGGTGGAGCCGCGCGATCGTCTCGTTCATGGAATCGTAGATCGCGCCACGCTCCTCGCGCGTCAGGCCGGGCAGCTTCTGGTCCCAGAAGATCCGCCCCTCGACGAGATCCATGACATAGAACGCCGCCCCGATGACCGCGGGGTCGTCGCAATAGGCATGGGTTCGCGGCACCGGCACCCCGCTGCCGCGCAAGGCGGACATCACGCGGAACTCGCGATCGACGGCATGGGCGCTGGGCAGCAGCGTTCCCGGCGGCTTGCGCCGCAGGACATAGGCCCCGGACGGGGAGTCCAGCCGATAGGTCGGATTGGATTGGCCGCCCTCGAACCGATGGAGCCGCGCCGGGCCCCGGAACCCGGCGACGTGGGCCGCGAGCCAGGGCTCCAGATTCGCCCATTCCGCGGGAGCCGGCGATCCCGCCGGGTTCTGATCCGATCCGCTCACGCTGTCACCCTCGCCTCCGCCGATGCCGGGAAGCCCTTCATCCCACGGCAGCGGGGCGGTTGGAATGCTTCTTCAGCTCGATCCGGGCGATCTGGTTGCGGTGGACCTCGTCGGGCCCGTCCGCCAGCCGCAGCAGGCGCGCGGTCGCATAGGCCGCCGCAAGGCCGAAATCGTTGCTGGTGCCGCCGCCGCCAAAGGCCTGGATGGCCCAGTCGACGACCTGGCAGGCCATGTTCGGGACCGCCACCTTGATCATGGCGATTTCCGCCCGGGCCGCCTTGTTGCCGACCGTGTCCATCTTGTAGGCGGCATTGAGCGTCAGCAGCCGCGCCTGCTCGATCATGATGCGGGATTCGGCGATGCGCTCCTGCGTCACGGTCTGTTCCGAGACCGGCTTGCCGAAGGCGACGCGCTGCGAGGTCCGGATGCACATCTTCTCGAGCGTCCGCTCGGCGAGGCCGATCAGGCGCATACAATGATGGATGCGGCCCGGCCCGAGGCGGCCTTGCGCGATCTCGAAGCCGCGACCCTCGCCCAGCAGCATGTTGGTCGCGGGCACACGGACATTCTCGAACAGCACCTCCGACGCCCGGTCCGGGACGCCATAGAAGCCGAACACCGGCAGCGCCCGCTGCACCGTCACGCCCGGCGAATCCATCGGCACCAGGATCATCGATTGCTGACGATGGCGGTCCGGATTGGCCGCGTCGGTCTTGCCCATGAAGATGCAGATCTTGCAGCGCGGGTCGGTCGCGTTGGTGGTGTACCATTTGCGTCCGTTGATCACGTAGTGATCGCCGTCGCGGATGATCGAGCTTTCGATGTTGGTCGCGTCGGACGACGCCACTGCGGGCTCGGTCATGGCGAAACAGGAGCGGATTTCGCCCGCCAGGAGGGGCTTCAGCCAGCGCTCCTGCTGCGCCGGCGTTCCGTAGCGCGCCAGCACCTCCATATTGCCCGTGTCCGGCGCCGAGCAGTTGAACAGCTCCGGCGCCAGATGCGACCGGCCCATGATCTCGCAGAGCGGTGCATATTCGAGATTGGTCAGCCCCGCACCATGCTCGCTCGCTGGCAGGAACAGGTTCCACAAGCCCTCGTTCTGCGCCAGCGGCTTCAGCTCCTCCACCACCGGATAGACCTTCCAAGGGCCGAGCTCCTCCGCCTCGCTATAGAACCGGGCTTCGTTGGGATAGACATGCCGGTCCATGAAGCCCTCCAGGCGGGACTTCAGGGCCAGAACCTTGTCGGATTTCTCGTAGAACATCGGCGTTACCGGCTCCCGTCTTGCCGCTGAAAGCGCATCCCGTCCGGCCGGGACCGAACGTCCCGCCGGCAGCACGGCCGTCCCGGCTCAGTGAATGGCCGCATCCATGATCTTCTCTTCCGTCGCCTCGGAGGCCGGCATTTCCTCCACGATCCTGCCGCCGCGCGCGATCAGGATACGATCGGAAACCGAAAGAATCTCCGGCAAATAGGAAGAGATTACGACCATGGCTTTGCCCTGCGCGGCCAGGGCGCCGATCGCCGCATGGATCTGCGGGATGGCACCCCCATCGACGCCCCGCGTCGGTTCGTCGAAGATCACCACCGAAGGCGCCTGCGCCAGCAACCTGGCGACCACCACCTTCTGCTGGTTGCCGCCGGGTCCCCGAGCGACGGGCCTATCCCGAGATCCGGTTCGACCTGCGCCATTATCTTCATGCGGAAGCCCGGCTCGCGCAGAATAAACTCGGTGAGCTGGATTCGCCACCAGGGAGAGCGACTTGCCGAGACTCCAGGATTGCTATTGGGCTCCCGACCGGCTCGGCGGGGCGCTGCGTCCCGAGCGGCATTTCGACGGCCGGCAGATGCTCTGTTTCTCGGAGCGCCCGGCGACGATCCCGGCGATGTTCGCGGAGCTGGTCCGGCGCTTTCCCGATCGGCCGGCGGTCGTCGAGGGCCGCCGCTTCAGCTATCGCGAGCTCGACGCCACGGTGAGCTCGATCGCCGCCGGCCTCGAGGCCCATGGCGTGAAAGCCGGCGACCGCGTCGCCCTCTTCCTGGCCAATCGCTGGGAATTCCTCGCCGGCGTCCTCGCCTGCCTGCGGCTAGGCGCGCTCGCCGTGCCGATCGGCACGCGCCAGCGCGCGACCGAGCTGGAATTCCTCATCAATGACTGCAGCGCCAGCGTCATCCTCTTCGAAGCCGATCTGGCGGGGTCGCTGCCGCTCGCGGCGGA
The nucleotide sequence above comes from Hypericibacter terrae. Encoded proteins:
- a CDS encoding IS4 family transposase; translation: MSFGDIRVEKRGDWLIERVAATGSLVLRQLGENRAGEMAVHRFLSSPYVSVERIVETLAGRTGERCVGRHVLAVQDTTEINFAGRDKKRRGFGPAGNGTTPGFFIHPVIAVDVESEAVVGLVDAAIWTRADEAAARRRSRASGDKESARWLAGCASAVASLSGAARVTMVADRESDLYPLFASKPEGLDLIVRAAQNRNLAEGSPLFEALGDAACLRVCKVRVAPRGPGDKGRIATVELRAGKVRIARPVNGLVEKLPREIELNLVEAREVEAPAGKTPLLWRLLTTHAVADGAQAEDVVQLYRLRWRIEQTFRALKSDGLALEDSQLVDAERLFNLAAIGLAGAVRTIQLVDARDGGPRPATDVIDEAFAIPLERLSKKLEGKTQRQKNPHPPGSLAFVAWIAARLGGWNCYYKPPGPKTMRYGWNQLAARLEGYALATEGKNP
- a CDS encoding ArsR/SmtB family transcription factor, encoding MTSREPSFAGVAALMGDPARANILAALMDGRALTAKELAHAAGVSASTASEHLAKLVDGGILDVVHQGRFRYFRLANSLVASAIESLMVLSGDRPPRRRMSASRGGEPLRVARTCYDHLAGKLGVALMDRLLTQGHLHPDLADYQVSHRGQAFFDELGVDLASASGQKRHFARSCLDWSERRPHLAGSLGAALGARCFEIGWLERQRDSRALVITAAGRRGFRDSFGIEILA
- a CDS encoding DMT family transporter, with the protein product MTPDASKPTAKPVDYLLLLGLATLWGASYSLIKVGVETIPPITFIAARTVIAGALLLAIMRLRGIAMPRDPTTWRRFLFQALMNSVLPFTLIAWAEQTIDAGLAAILNSMTPIFTFLLTWLLMRPEPARLRKLVGVTMGFAGVTLIVGVGALGGVGRNVLAELAVIAATVCYAGAAIFGRKFSSLSPLAPAAGSLICGAVVLVPLSLILDRPWTLSPSAESLGALVGLAVCSTALAFVIFFRLVRTLGSVGTTAQAYLRAPIGVAIGVVTLGEQLAWSSGVGLLLVLAGVAAMTAQRLPSIRSLRSCRQPETIPAKQ
- a CDS encoding DMT family transporter — encoded protein: MTASSPPQRMTGWEWTLLGLLSLVWGGSFFFNRILVVELHPFTIVFGRVAIAAVTLLVVLRLSGQALPRSRALWRSFFIMGLLNNLIPFALIVWGQTQIASGLAAILNATTPLFTALVVHYLAKDERERLTGNRLLGVVIGFVGVVLIVGPASLAGLGLNLMAQIAVLGGAVSYGFANNFGRRFRSAGVPPLVAAAGQVCATSVMSLPLMLIIDRPWELTMAPSLITWAALVGLGILSTALAYVIFFRLLSGAGAVNVALVTLLVPASALMLGALVFAERLDRNELLGMAVILAGLIVIDGRVLVALARKL
- a CDS encoding glycosyltransferase family 39 protein, whose amino-acid sequence is MAPTETQPLDRGTPSGRVETIPILVAIAVALALAACHVLIAIRAELHPTEAYYWLWSRYPAISYYDHPPMVAWWIWAGTQIFGTTTLGIRIASILSVLATSAVLYATGRVLFDRAVAARATLWFNVTLLAALGGFVATPDAPSAFFWALSFLCLALVLRTGRGAWWLAVGLFAGLGAISKYTDLFLGLGIVLALVVDRDLRHWFASPWLWAGGALALAAFSPVLLWNDEHDWASFAFQFGRLADTGFSPSHLADYVGGQIALLNPFVAVFAALGIILWIRGPSVRWRREIGFSLATVAPLILYMLFHATHDRVDGGWLAPVYPAVALSAAAAAQSFEGSGAWRGLLRFIRRAATPVGIAAALGLVGFLYSPATRLAGQFGNLSAFSGWSRLASDVDAMRLKAGADWIATDNYRTAALLSFYLRDRHVVVAQVNERIRYVFEPLPDASLLKEPALLLLRGRLTTPTDYTRCFGATEKVGTLGRMGRAGRLLEPIDGFRVDRPIAHIFQAGCDGQP
- a CDS encoding enoyl-CoA hydratase/isomerase family protein; the encoded protein is MTDILVTAEISGAIGTITIRRPKALNALNAAVATQLLDAVLRLSADKSVRVIMLTGEGDRAFVAGADINEFVGASPADALTLAARIKKVTDALIAAPKPVVAVVNGYALGGGLELALACDIRIAASTARLGLPEIKLGILPGGGGTVRLTKIAGSSVARMMTMTGEPITAERAYALGLVASVHAPEELAKAAAALAESLAALAPFALAQLKSSLNIAVDADTESALQAEIKAFALCYSTADQQEGAKAFLAKRKPIFTGN